Genomic segment of Meleagris gallopavo isolate NT-WF06-2002-E0010 breed Aviagen turkey brand Nicholas breeding stock unplaced genomic scaffold, Turkey_5.1 ChrUn_random_7180001829211, whole genome shotgun sequence:
ggctgggggcagtggggagcACGGCCACCCCAATACTGAGCGGGGAGCGCAGGGGGCTTCCTCTCTCCAGCCCCCAGCCAGCTGGGGACCCCCCAACCTGGGGCCTTTCCTCCTGCCAGAATTCGTGGCCCTGAGGCTGGAGGACGGCGATGGCTGCTCCGGGCGCCTGCAAGTTTTCTACAATGGGACGTGGGGGAGCGTTTGCTCCAACTCGATGACTCCCTCCATGGTGCCACTGGTGTGCAAGGAGCTGGGCTGCGGGGACGGAGGGACCCTGGAAACCAGCACCTACTACCGCAGGGTGAATGGCAGCGCGTGGCTGGATCACGTGCAGTGTGGGGAGAGcaacagctccttctggcagtGTCCCTCTGATCCCTGGCAACTGCAGTCGTACGATGATGTGCGAGACGAGGCCCACATCACCTGCAATGGTAAGTGAGCCACCGGGCACAAGATCCCGCTTCCCTCACCACGACCAAGGTGACCTCCCGGCGAGGCGCAAGCAGAGGCCCGCCCTGCACAGCTTCCTTCACTGCTGCCTTTCCTTCTGCAGGGAGAAAGCCGGAAAGGACGCCGGTAGCTGCGTGCCCCAATTCCACGAGCTGCACAGGTGGGAGCTCCTTGTCCGTGTGACTTCTCGCCCAGTCGTGCCGGTGCCGTGGGAGGTCACTGCCTCTGCAGACAGGGAGAAGATCCGTGCTGTGGGAGGCAAGGACGGCTGCTCGGGCAGAGTGGAGGTCTGGCACCGTGGCTCCTGGGGAACCGTGTGCGACGACTCGTGGGACGTGCAGGATGCCGAGGTGGCATgcaggcagctgggctgtggccCTGCGCTGTCTGCCCTGGCCGAGGCTGCGTTTGGGGAGGGGACAGGACCCATCTGGCTGGAGCAGGTGGAGTGCAGGGGCACGGAGCCATCTCTGCAGGATTGCTGGGCCCGGACTGCGGATGGCGGTGCCTGCCGCCATAAGGAAGATGCAGCTGTGAACTGCTCGGGTGAGTAGCTGGGCTTACTcaggctctgctcacagcccagAGCTAAGCAGAGCTCCGGGCTGCGTTCCGGCCTTGAGGAAGGGGCAATCTGGGCGGGATGCGTTGGGTAGATCAGCCAGTGGTCTGCCTGGTACCACAAAGCCACCTCTCAGCTCAGCTCTTCTCTGCAGCTGCACCCAGGATGACAGCATCCCCCCCACAAAGAGGTAACATCTCCTCCCACTGGGGCTGCGTCTCCCCACGACCCAGAGCTGGGGCTTCTGACTGGGATACAAAATGCCCAGGAAGAGGCACCAGGCTGGTGGATATATGGGGAGGGCCATAATGTACCCGAGGGGCTGGGAGGTTCCCCATCATCCACCCCCTGCCCCTCTACCCCTTACTGCCCCAACTCTCACGCACGTGCCCGGTGCTGCTCCTGCCACATTCCTGCCCCTGCAGACCCTGGGCAGATCCTGGGCTATGCGGCCGTCAGCAGGAGAGTCTCGGTGCCTGTCATCATCTGCATCATCCTGGGGCTCCTTGTTTGCCTCCTCCTGGCCCTCCTGGCAAGGCAGATGCAAAGTGCCAGAGCTCGGCACAGAGGTAGGTCCTGACTCAGCGCCGCGTGGGATGTGCCGTGTCACTCCGCTGACATCCAGCAACAAGCAGTAGAGAGAGCCCAGTGGTGGGGGAGCTCATGGC
This window contains:
- the LOC104915601 gene encoding antigen WC1.1-like, which gives rise to PGLPPAAGSRRVRLVDGAGRCAGRVEIYYRGQWGTVCDDAWDMADADVVCRQLSCGWAVEAAGSARFGEGSGHIWLDGVNCSGAESALWNCSAEAWGQHDCGHKEDAGVVCSEFVALRLEDGDGCSGRLQVFYNGTWGSVCSNSMTPSMVPLVCKELGCGDGGTLETSTYYRRVNGSAWLDHVQCGESNSSFWQCPSDPWQLQSYDDVRDEAHITCNGRKPERTPVAACPNSTSCTDREKIRAVGGKDGCSGRVEVWHRGSWGTVCDDSWDVQDAEVACRQLGCGPALSALAEAAFGEGTGPIWLEQVECRGTEPSLQDCWARTADGGACRHKEDAAVNCSAAPRMTASPPQRDPGQILGYAAVSRRVSVPVIICIILGLLVCLLLALLARQMQSARARHRDSRRSGEPFSEAVYEEIEYSPVREKKMRYSFSDIPVLPADSPVEGYDDAGEASDPGEHPVPGQGDWQVPGAQEEGEGPRDAAGGESLHSWRSVGAPEVDGDTSPLSLGSTGYDDADEMSLS